A region of Spartobacteria bacterium DNA encodes the following proteins:
- the glgA gene encoding glycogen synthase GlgA yields the protein MKVVFAASEMKPFASTGGLSDITKALPEALCRQGVEVIRVIPYYRNMEQFSDELDDTGVRYHIPVGLNVYQAEVYKHKKQPETYFVRRDEFFDRTHLYGMSHRDYDDNFERFCFFQKAVVQLIDQMGWRPDIVHSNDWQTGLISVFLRHGINGAGREMHEKTVFTIHNLAYQGLFPSSSFSFSNLPFSCFSLNEMEYYSQVNCMKAGIVYSNLITTVSSTYAKEIQTDALGCGLDGVLHSRRSSLVGILNGVDYGEWNPETDTHIEATFSADDLSGKRVCRDALLKEMGLTAQPSVPVLGMVSRLAEQKGLDLLEQAIESLMAMDVRLVFLGMGQREYHIKCEEWMARWPDKFSARFEFNNGLAHRIEAGSDIFMMPSRYEPCGLNQMYSMRYGTLPLVHATGGLKDTTIDVDEDDAHGNGFLFDGYSGELLMAAVRRAVDMYRDQPVKWMNIMRRIMQLDFSWDVTAQKYVREYERLLS from the coding sequence ATGAAGGTTGTATTCGCTGCTAGTGAAATGAAGCCATTTGCATCAACGGGGGGGCTGTCTGATATTACCAAGGCACTGCCTGAAGCATTGTGCCGTCAGGGCGTCGAAGTGATTCGCGTTATCCCGTATTATCGAAATATGGAACAGTTCAGCGATGAACTGGATGACACCGGGGTACGTTATCATATTCCAGTGGGACTGAATGTATATCAGGCGGAAGTTTATAAGCATAAAAAGCAGCCGGAAACCTACTTTGTGCGTCGGGATGAATTTTTTGACCGCACGCATCTGTATGGGATGAGCCATCGCGATTATGACGATAATTTTGAACGGTTTTGTTTTTTTCAAAAAGCAGTGGTGCAGCTCATCGACCAAATGGGATGGCGGCCCGATATCGTGCACAGCAATGACTGGCAGACGGGTCTGATCTCGGTCTTTTTACGTCATGGCATCAATGGTGCGGGGCGTGAGATGCATGAAAAAACGGTGTTTACCATTCATAATCTGGCCTATCAGGGCTTGTTTCCCAGTTCGTCCTTCTCTTTTTCCAATCTTCCTTTTTCCTGCTTTTCCCTCAATGAGATGGAATATTACAGTCAGGTCAACTGTATGAAGGCCGGCATCGTTTATTCAAATCTGATCACCACGGTCAGCTCGACCTATGCAAAGGAGATCCAGACCGACGCATTGGGATGCGGATTGGATGGAGTGCTTCATAGTCGCCGATCTTCTCTGGTGGGCATTCTGAACGGGGTGGATTACGGGGAGTGGAATCCCGAGACGGATACGCATATTGAGGCCACGTTCAGTGCAGATGATCTATCCGGTAAGCGGGTTTGCAGGGATGCGCTGCTCAAGGAAATGGGGCTGACAGCCCAGCCGTCGGTTCCCGTGCTGGGGATGGTGTCCCGCCTTGCGGAGCAGAAGGGGCTGGATCTTCTCGAGCAGGCCATTGAATCGCTGATGGCAATGGATGTGCGGCTGGTTTTCCTTGGAATGGGACAACGGGAATATCACATTAAATGTGAGGAATGGATGGCACGCTGGCCGGATAAGTTTTCGGCGCGGTTTGAATTCAACAATGGACTGGCACATCGGATTGAGGCGGGATCAGATATCTTTATGATGCCTTCGCGCTATGAACCCTGCGGTTTGAACCAGATGTACAGCATGCGTTATGGAACCCTTCCGCTGGTTCATGCCACGGGCGGGCTGAAGGACACAACGATCGATGTCGATGAGGATGACGCGCATGGTAACGGCTTTCTTTTTGATGGATATTCCGGCGAACTGCTGATGGCGGCCGTGCGTCGTGCCGTAGATATGTATCGGGATCAGCCCGTGAAATGGATGAACATCATGCGCCGGATCATGCAGCTTGATTTCAGTTGGGATGTTACGGCGCAAAAATATGTTCGTGAGTACGAACGACTGCTCAGCTGA
- a CDS encoding ABC transporter permease: MQKFLSAIGAAFIHNVREAVHLSAVIWTCLRMAFLPRYWTRPVRDVFARQILFTGVEATRFIMVIAFLLGVSIIVQIDLWLNRFGQSAMVGPLLVAIIIREAAPLVTNFAIIGRSGTAIAAEMASVRVSGEISLLDSMGIDPMIYLVIPRVLGMGISVFCLTQVFIFVSLASGCITSQLFGLSASSINDFVFQVLESLTLGDFVSIIGKTLIPGMVTAAICCEEGMEINMALTEIPKAATRGQVRSLIALVLLSAVMSLLVYL, encoded by the coding sequence ATGCAAAAGTTTCTGTCAGCAATCGGGGCGGCATTTATACACAATGTACGCGAAGCCGTTCATCTTTCGGCGGTTATTTGGACCTGCCTGCGTATGGCTTTTCTGCCCAGGTATTGGACGCGTCCTGTACGTGATGTGTTTGCACGTCAAATTCTATTCACCGGAGTAGAAGCCACCCGTTTCATCATGGTCATTGCGTTTCTTCTGGGTGTTTCGATCATTGTGCAGATTGATCTGTGGCTGAATCGCTTTGGTCAGTCCGCCATGGTGGGGCCGTTGCTTGTTGCGATTATCATTCGTGAAGCCGCTCCGCTGGTGACGAATTTTGCCATCATCGGGCGCAGCGGAACGGCCATTGCCGCAGAAATGGCCAGTGTGCGTGTTTCCGGGGAAATCAGTTTGCTGGATTCCATGGGCATTGATCCCATGATCTATCTGGTCATTCCCCGTGTGCTGGGTATGGGTATTTCGGTATTTTGCCTCACACAGGTGTTTATTTTCGTGTCTCTGGCCAGTGGCTGTATTACGAGTCAGCTGTTCGGACTTTCTGCCAGCAGCATTAATGACTTTGTTTTTCAGGTGCTCGAGTCACTGACGCTGGGTGATTTTGTGAGCATTATCGGTAAAACATTGATCCCCGGTATGGTGACGGCGGCTATCTGCTGTGAAGAAGGCATGGAAATCAATATGGCCCTGACGGAGATTCCCAAAGCCGCCACCAGAGGGCAGGTTCGCTCATTAATTGCATTGGTTTTACTGTCGGCAGTAATGTCACTGCTGGTCTATCTATAA
- a CDS encoding glycosyltransferase yields MAGILTLDQMIADAGLAYFPLDNTRVAALLNDPDDNERAMGALWQACNTYVTKDIAAARKGLVLWMRKEKSLSIPVMANVIWSCRTAGDPQTAAYLSVEFAQRAQALGQLDLAMEAFSASVILDQLGRFDITRSPEKLLFLADHYEQIAQSLKPWIVRRKSKPVHVRKRVAMITGNLVDHVVAYSRRVLNFGRFIDLKRFEYRVYSTENLTSREHPLFPFGLENAGSEETGMELIAALQEKNIPVWIAPRDLSYSQTALTVTKKLIDDEIDIAIFQTGMACPVDWLVARLLPDTLTCGIHIGASLFNRGFDLFAYDNEENIRREQSIWKPEFGVRMSLQSGVDIDAFERSAVLSRGELGLDDNHLILGAVSNRLGERLTEDFLSLLCRVMKRHPETVYLGIGIQPGERVMQVFQSAGLADRVRFPGSVSFTAPVLKMMDIYINEFPVGGSESVKEAMASGVPVVAMKWSDAHAESAAAEIIGEPYAVMTRNTGAYEERLEQLIQDAAWRREVGAAMHRRAGARYSMRRYVAQFMDVVESMMKEGDHP; encoded by the coding sequence ATGGCAGGGATTCTTACGCTGGATCAGATGATTGCTGACGCAGGACTCGCGTATTTTCCGTTGGATAATACCCGTGTGGCAGCACTTCTGAATGATCCGGACGACAATGAGCGGGCCATGGGGGCGCTTTGGCAGGCATGCAATACCTACGTGACAAAAGATATCGCTGCGGCTCGCAAAGGCCTGGTTCTGTGGATGCGTAAAGAGAAATCCCTGTCCATACCCGTGATGGCCAATGTGATCTGGTCTTGCAGAACGGCAGGTGATCCGCAAACCGCCGCCTATCTTTCCGTTGAATTTGCACAGCGTGCACAGGCTTTGGGGCAGCTTGATCTGGCCATGGAAGCTTTTTCCGCTTCGGTCATTCTGGATCAGCTGGGACGTTTCGATATCACGCGGTCACCGGAGAAACTGCTGTTTCTGGCGGATCATTATGAGCAGATAGCGCAGTCACTGAAACCATGGATTGTTCGTCGTAAAAGCAAACCCGTTCATGTCAGAAAACGTGTGGCTATGATCACTGGAAACCTTGTCGATCATGTAGTGGCATACAGTCGGCGCGTGTTGAATTTCGGTCGTTTTATTGACCTGAAAAGGTTCGAGTATCGGGTGTATTCTACCGAAAATTTGACGAGTCGGGAACATCCGCTTTTTCCTTTTGGACTGGAAAATGCCGGAAGTGAAGAGACGGGGATGGAATTGATTGCCGCTTTGCAGGAAAAAAATATCCCTGTCTGGATTGCACCGCGTGATCTGTCCTATTCGCAGACGGCCCTGACGGTGACCAAAAAATTGATAGATGACGAAATCGATATCGCTATCTTTCAAACCGGAATGGCGTGTCCTGTGGACTGGCTGGTGGCGAGGCTGCTGCCAGATACCTTGACCTGCGGTATTCATATCGGTGCTTCGTTGTTTAATCGCGGATTTGATTTGTTTGCCTATGACAACGAGGAGAATATCCGCCGGGAGCAGTCGATCTGGAAGCCGGAATTTGGTGTACGCATGTCTTTGCAAAGTGGCGTGGATATTGATGCCTTCGAACGAAGTGCCGTGTTATCCAGGGGGGAGCTGGGGCTGGATGACAACCATCTTATTCTGGGTGCGGTGAGCAATCGGCTGGGCGAACGGCTGACCGAAGATTTTCTTTCGTTGCTGTGCCGTGTGATGAAACGACATCCGGAAACAGTTTATCTGGGGATCGGGATCCAGCCCGGAGAGCGGGTTATGCAGGTCTTTCAGTCTGCAGGACTGGCTGACCGCGTTCGATTTCCCGGGTCGGTTTCTTTTACGGCCCCGGTATTGAAGATGATGGATATCTATATCAATGAATTTCCTGTAGGCGGATCGGAGAGCGTTAAAGAAGCCATGGCCTCGGGTGTGCCGGTGGTGGCCATGAAGTGGAGTGATGCCCACGCAGAATCCGCAGCCGCTGAAATTATCGGAGAACCCTACGCGGTGATGACGCGAAATACTGGCGCATACGAAGAACGTCTGGAGCAGCTGATTCAGGATGCGGCGTGGCGCAGAGAGGTCGGGGCGGCGATGCATAGAAGGGCAGGGGCGCGATACAGTATGCGGCGATATGTCGCACAGTTTATGGATGTTGTGGAATCGATGATGAAGGAAGGTGACCATCCATGA